From one Cyanobacterium stanieri PCC 7202 genomic stretch:
- a CDS encoding phosphoribosylformylglycinamidine synthase II (PFAM: AIR synthase related protein, N-terminal domain; AIR synthase related protein, C-terminal domain~TIGRFAM: intein N-terminal splicing region; phosphoribosylformylglycinamidine synthase II; intein C-terminal splicing region~COGs: COG0046 Phosphoribosylformylglycinamidine (FGAM) synthase synthetase domain~InterProIPR006142:IPR000728:IPR010918:IPR010074:IPR 006141:IPR004042:IPR003587:IPR003586~KEGG: cyh:Cyan8802_3742 phosphoribosylformylglycinamidine synthase II~PFAM: AIR synthase related protein domain protein; AIR synthase related protein~PRIAM: Phosphoribosylformylglycinamidine synthase~SMART: Hedgehog/intein hint domain protein~SPTR: Phosphoribosylformylglycinamidine synthase 2;~TIGRFAM: phosphoribosylformylglycinamidine synthase II): MSAPFTPEEIASEGLKPSEYEDIVQRLGRHPNRAELGMFGVMWSEHCCYKNSRPLLSQFPTTGERILVGPGENAGVVDFGDGLQVAFKIESHNHPSAIEPFQGAATGVGGILRDIFTMGARPIAILNSLRFGNLDNPHTKRIFQGVVEGISHYGNCLIAEETLIWRDEKGIHFDTIGNFVEKHLSDTHEDTLELQKSVETLSFNQETQETTWQPIRRIYKRFTNQLITLKTALGRKITLTPDHPQLVAQNGQWQIKDAKELQKGDLIPLLLNLPVNEAKTEDLNLISLLGEEFNDVYVDFPDHWCELQSEALKRKLKEIEPNAEPRHRYLTQGYLPINLYRQLESLVNIEPSELRLYRRSGKANYMKAVLKINEDFARLLGYYLSEGCVSQNGNTYKIIFTFGLHEKEYVEDVINLIEKLGLKACIEERKSTFAVYTTSWLLGHLLKEVWQCGHKAPLKAFPDCFFTWSPALQEEGLKGLLRGDGSLTTKTNGNHAKIGFATTSQKLFEQTIFLLQNLGVVPYIYRKPAQISTIEGRQYKSLPQWHLEINNVDNLAKFVKVFSEERNQQLVSALEKYQGNKHSFPRYHVSNQVAFVKIKDIEVQEVENYPVYDIEVDNTHLFVTTSGIITHNCIGVPTVGGEVYFNSAYKGNPLVNAMAIGLMETETIVKSGASGVGNPVLYVGSTTGRDGMGGASFASAELTDDSMDDRPAVQVGDPFLEKSLVEACLEAFKTGAVVAAQDMGAAGITCSTSEMAAKGGLGIELDLDKIPARETGMIPYEYLLSESQERMLFVAQKGREQELIDIFERWGLHAVVAGEVIEEQIVRILHQGTIAAEVPSTALADNTPVYHHELLSEAPEYAQKAWAWHEKELPDCDENGVKGQKWSEVLSTLLDQPTIASKRWIYRQYDHQVQNNTVMLPGGADAAIVRVRPVNGKPQLAKTGIGATTDCNPRYVYLDPYVGASLAVAEAARNLSCVGAEPIAVTDNLNFGSPEKPIGYWQLHHACSGISEACRQFETPVTGGNVSLYNETVDSEGNPQPIYPTPVIGMVGLIPDITKIAGQGWQKDGDLIYFLGAFNPSLGASEYLATIHDTIAGKPPALDFDLEKAVQKACREGIRHGLVKSAHDCAEGGLTVALAECCIGGSLGAVINLPAFAGRLDTALFGELASAIIVSVSPEDKMAWEQFLTDNLANNWQEIGSVQGDSLQVNSSSISLVNLNLTIMVDTWESAIARRL; this comes from the coding sequence ATGTCAGCGCCCTTTACCCCTGAAGAAATCGCCTCCGAAGGTTTAAAACCCTCTGAATATGAAGATATTGTCCAACGTTTAGGCAGACACCCCAACCGAGCAGAATTAGGGATGTTTGGGGTAATGTGGTCAGAGCATTGTTGTTATAAAAATTCCCGCCCTCTCCTTTCCCAATTTCCCACCACAGGAGAAAGGATTTTGGTCGGGCCGGGGGAAAATGCCGGGGTGGTAGATTTTGGTGATGGTTTACAGGTCGCCTTCAAGATTGAATCCCATAATCATCCCAGTGCGATCGAACCTTTCCAGGGTGCCGCCACAGGGGTAGGGGGTATCCTCAGAGATATTTTTACCATGGGGGCGCGTCCCATCGCCATTCTCAACTCCCTTCGATTTGGTAATTTAGATAATCCCCACACCAAGAGAATTTTTCAAGGAGTAGTAGAGGGTATAAGTCATTACGGCAACTGTTTGATTGCAGAAGAAACCCTTATATGGCGTGATGAGAAAGGAATACATTTTGACACCATTGGCAACTTTGTAGAAAAACATTTATCAGATACCCATGAGGATACCTTAGAACTACAAAAATCCGTTGAAACCCTATCCTTTAACCAAGAAACCCAAGAAACCACTTGGCAACCCATTCGCCGTATATATAAACGATTCACGAACCAACTAATCACCCTCAAAACGGCTTTAGGCAGAAAAATTACCCTCACCCCAGATCATCCCCAGTTAGTAGCGCAAAACGGACAATGGCAAATTAAAGATGCCAAAGAACTACAAAAAGGAGATTTAATACCTTTATTACTAAATTTACCCGTTAATGAAGCAAAAACAGAAGATTTAAACTTAATTTCCCTTTTAGGAGAAGAATTTAACGACGTTTATGTCGATTTTCCAGATCATTGGTGTGAATTACAAAGCGAAGCCTTAAAAAGAAAACTCAAGGAAATCGAACCTAATGCAGAACCAAGACACCGTTATCTCACACAGGGATATTTACCCATTAATCTTTATCGTCAACTAGAATCCTTAGTTAACATTGAACCTTCAGAATTACGTCTTTATCGCCGTAGTGGTAAAGCTAATTATATGAAAGCGGTTTTAAAAATAAATGAAGATTTTGCCCGTTTATTAGGCTATTACTTGTCAGAAGGTTGTGTTTCTCAAAATGGTAACACTTACAAAATCATCTTTACTTTTGGACTCCATGAAAAAGAATATGTGGAAGATGTCATTAACTTAATTGAAAAATTAGGTTTAAAAGCCTGTATTGAAGAAAGAAAATCAACTTTTGCTGTTTATACTACTTCTTGGCTACTAGGACATCTCTTAAAAGAAGTTTGGCAATGCGGACATAAAGCACCCCTCAAAGCCTTCCCTGATTGTTTCTTTACTTGGTCACCTGCATTACAAGAAGAAGGATTGAAAGGTTTATTGAGAGGGGATGGTTCATTAACCACAAAAACCAATGGTAATCACGCCAAAATAGGTTTTGCCACAACTAGCCAAAAACTATTTGAACAAACAATATTTTTATTACAAAATTTAGGGGTAGTTCCTTATATTTACCGTAAACCTGCCCAAATATCTACCATTGAAGGCAGACAGTATAAATCTTTACCCCAATGGCACCTAGAAATTAATAACGTTGATAATTTAGCTAAATTTGTCAAGGTTTTTAGTGAAGAAAGAAATCAACAATTAGTCTCTGCTTTAGAAAAATATCAAGGCAATAAACATTCGTTCCCTCGTTATCATGTTTCCAATCAAGTAGCCTTTGTCAAAATAAAAGACATCGAAGTTCAAGAGGTTGAAAATTACCCCGTGTATGATATTGAGGTTGATAATACCCATTTATTTGTAACTACTTCAGGAATCATTACCCATAATTGTATCGGAGTTCCCACTGTGGGAGGAGAAGTTTACTTTAATTCCGCCTATAAAGGAAACCCCCTCGTTAACGCCATGGCTATCGGCTTGATGGAAACTGAAACCATTGTTAAATCAGGGGCTTCTGGGGTAGGTAATCCTGTTTTATATGTGGGTTCGACCACAGGGAGAGATGGTATGGGGGGAGCTAGTTTCGCCAGTGCGGAGTTAACGGATGATTCCATGGACGATCGCCCCGCAGTCCAAGTAGGAGATCCTTTTCTGGAAAAATCCCTCGTAGAAGCCTGTTTGGAGGCTTTTAAAACGGGGGCAGTGGTCGCTGCCCAAGACATGGGCGCGGCAGGAATTACCTGTTCTACCTCAGAAATGGCCGCCAAGGGAGGGTTAGGCATCGAGTTGGATTTAGACAAAATTCCTGCAAGGGAAACGGGCATGATTCCTTATGAATACCTGCTTTCCGAATCTCAAGAAAGAATGTTATTTGTGGCTCAAAAAGGCAGAGAGCAAGAATTAATCGATATTTTTGAGCGTTGGGGACTCCATGCCGTAGTGGCAGGGGAAGTAATCGAGGAGCAAATCGTGCGCATTCTCCACCAAGGAACCATCGCCGCTGAAGTGCCTTCCACTGCCCTAGCTGACAATACCCCCGTCTATCACCACGAGTTATTATCCGAAGCTCCCGAATATGCTCAAAAGGCATGGGCTTGGCATGAGAAAGAATTGCCTGATTGCGATGAGAATGGGGTCAAAGGTCAAAAATGGTCTGAAGTGCTGTCAACTCTCCTAGATCAGCCTACTATCGCTTCTAAACGATGGATTTATCGTCAATACGATCACCAAGTACAAAACAATACCGTGATGCTCCCTGGGGGCGCTGATGCCGCCATTGTTCGGGTGCGTCCTGTAAATGGAAAACCTCAATTAGCAAAAACGGGTATTGGGGCAACCACTGACTGCAACCCCCGTTATGTCTATCTTGATCCCTATGTAGGGGCATCTTTGGCAGTGGCAGAAGCCGCCCGTAACCTTAGCTGTGTGGGAGCCGAACCCATTGCGGTAACAGATAACCTTAATTTTGGTAGTCCTGAAAAGCCCATCGGTTATTGGCAGTTACACCATGCCTGTAGTGGTATCTCCGAAGCCTGTCGTCAGTTTGAAACCCCTGTAACGGGGGGTAATGTTTCCCTGTATAACGAAACAGTGGATAGCGAAGGTAATCCTCAACCCATTTATCCTACCCCCGTCATTGGGATGGTGGGTTTGATTCCCGATATTACCAAAATTGCGGGACAAGGATGGCAAAAAGATGGGGATTTAATTTATTTCTTAGGGGCTTTTAATCCTAGTTTGGGGGCTTCTGAATATTTAGCGACTATCCATGACACCATCGCTGGAAAACCCCCTGCTCTCGATTTTGATTTAGAAAAGGCGGTACAAAAAGCCTGTCGTGAAGGGATTCGTCATGGTTTGGTGAAATCTGCCCATGATTGTGCGGAGGGTGGTTTAACGGTTGCCCTCGCTGAATGTTGTATCGGTGGCAGTTTGGGTGCTGTAATCAATTTACCTGCTTTTGCTGGTCGTCTGGATACGGCTTTGTTTGGGGAGTTGGCTAGTGCCATTATTGTTTCCGTTTCCCCAGAAGATAAGATGGCATGGGAACAGTTTTTGACCGATAATTTAGCTAATAATTGGCAGGAAATTGGTTCTGTACAAGGTGATAGTTTACAGGTTAATTCTTCTAGTATTTCCCTAGTTAATCTTAATCTTACTATTATGGTTGATACTTGGGAAAGTGCGATCGCCCGTCGCCTCTAA
- a CDS encoding pentapeptide repeat protein (PFAM: Pentapeptide repeats (8 copies)~COGs: COG1357 Uncharacterized low-complexity protein~InterPro IPR001646~KEGG: syp:SYNPCC7002_A0258 pentapeptide repeat-containing protein~PFAM: pentapeptide repeat protein~SPTR: Pentapeptide repeat protein), producing the protein MLISDILKRYNQGDRDFREINLSKSNLSGMNLSYANLSRSKLTEAHLAWSDLQRCFLLESDLRGAFLYGANLSFVKLKEALLVGADLTKADLKGAQLHKVNLQGATLSGAVLNWVSLYMANLPGVNLCGANLEGINLRGANLERANLNWTNLNGARLSGANLRGAKLYGIKLKGAFLNGLDLHGVNFSAMDLEETKMSGMKLYGSNFSGSNLQSAFMRRSVLDKANLKNVVLNQGQLKGAQFVQANLMKSDLSETDLRMADLSFTNLNLVNLRGADLTNANLHGAYLWSACLDGAIVKGANFTGANLRDADLSGTDLSDAILTGATMPDGKIHV; encoded by the coding sequence ATGCTCATAAGTGATATACTTAAACGCTACAATCAGGGCGATCGCGACTTTAGAGAAATAAATTTAAGTAAAAGTAATTTAAGTGGAATGAACTTGAGTTATGCGAATTTATCTCGTTCTAAATTAACAGAAGCTCATTTGGCATGGTCAGATTTACAACGATGTTTCTTATTAGAGTCAGACTTAAGGGGTGCTTTTCTTTATGGTGCAAATCTTAGTTTTGTGAAACTTAAAGAGGCTTTATTAGTAGGTGCTGATTTAACTAAAGCAGATTTAAAAGGTGCTCAACTGCATAAGGTAAATTTACAAGGGGCGACCCTCAGCGGTGCGGTATTAAATTGGGTAAGTCTTTACATGGCAAATTTACCGGGGGTTAATCTGTGCGGTGCAAATTTGGAGGGAATTAATTTAAGGGGTGCAAATTTGGAAAGGGCGAATTTGAATTGGACTAACTTAAATGGGGCGAGGTTGAGTGGTGCTAATTTACGGGGTGCGAAACTTTATGGAATTAAGTTGAAAGGAGCTTTTCTCAATGGTTTAGATTTACATGGTGTTAATTTTAGTGCCATGGATTTGGAAGAAACTAAAATGAGTGGTATGAAGTTATACGGTAGTAATTTTAGTGGTAGCAATCTACAATCGGCTTTTATGCGCCGTAGTGTGTTGGATAAGGCAAATTTAAAAAATGTGGTGCTAAATCAAGGGCAGTTGAAGGGGGCTCAATTTGTTCAGGCAAACTTGATGAAAAGTGATTTGAGCGAAACGGATTTGAGGATGGCGGATTTAAGTTTTACTAATCTGAATTTGGTGAATTTAAGGGGTGCTGATTTGACCAATGCTAACCTGCACGGTGCTTATCTTTGGAGTGCTTGTCTTGATGGTGCCATAGTTAAGGGTGCTAATTTCACAGGGGCAAACTTACGGGATGCTGATTTATCAGGCACAGACTTATCAGATGCGATTCTGACAGGGGCGACTATGCCTGATGGTAAAATTCACGTTTAG
- a CDS encoding hypothetical protein (KEGG: rcu:RCOM_1395040 hypothetical protein~SPTR: Putative uncharacterized protein), producing the protein MFLSHLSLLYDLILRIPLLLINSRQSYLNFIFSYKNIQKNTRRNTGINNKKQIYKKIN; encoded by the coding sequence ATGTTTTTGAGTCATTTGTCTTTATTATATGATCTTATTTTGAGAATACCTTTATTATTAATAAATTCTCGCCAAAGTTATTTAAACTTTATTTTTAGTTACAAAAATATACAAAAAAATACCCGTAGAAATACGGGTATTAATAATAAAAAACAAATATATAAAAAAATTAATTAA